The proteins below are encoded in one region of Rana temporaria chromosome 2, aRanTem1.1, whole genome shotgun sequence:
- the LOC120928901 gene encoding olfactory receptor 52D1-like: MSNMSAFHPEYFLLIGIPGLEEAHLLISIPFCVMYFVSLLGNSTLLLVFASNESLHQPMYVFLAMLTVTDLLLSSAAVPKTLCIFWFNSHEILFNGCLLQIFCIHYLFVIESSIMLTMAYDRYVAICSPLMYTVIVTNSFIQRAALIAILRAFCIITPLILLLNRLPYQQSNIIAHTYCEHMAMARVASADVTINNVYGMLAASASTGVDLILIIVSYGFISKEVRSLQSSEARSKAFNTCVSHICVLSLFYIPAFFSFIAHRAGQGKIPPQVHILLANLYVIVPPMMNPIIYGARTKEIRQRLVIMMSKRARRPKMTDFLFSHVLQ, translated from the coding sequence ATGTCAAACATGTCTGCTTTCCACCCGGAATATTTCCTTCTGATAGGAATCCCCGGTCTAGAGGAagcccatctgctgatctccatCCCCTTCTGCGTCATGTACTTCGTGTCTCTGTTGGGAAATTCCACCTTGTTGCTGGTCTTCGCTTCCAATGAAAGTCTCCACCAGCCCATGTACGTCTTCCTGGCCATGTTAACGGTGACAGACCTCCTTCTGAGTTCTGCCGCCGTGCCGAAAACCCTCTGCATCTTTTGGTTTAATTCCCACGAGATACTCTTCAATGGCTGCCTCCTCCAAATCTTCTGCATCCACTACCTGTTTGTCATTGAGTCCTCCATCATGTTGACCATGGCTTATGACCGGTACGTTGCCATTTGTTCCCCTCTGATGTACACAGTCATCGTGACAAACTCCTTCATACAAAGGGCGGCGCTGATTGCCATCCTCCGAGCTTTCTGTATTATAACtcctctcatcctcctcctcaaTCGCCTCCCATACCAGCAGAGCAATATCATTGCACACACGTACTGTGAACACATGGCCATGGCTCGAGTGGCATCGGCCGATGTGACCATCAATAATGTCTACGGGATGCTGGCTGCGTCTGCCTCAACGGGAGTGGACCTGATCCTCATCATTGTGTCTTATGGATTTATCTCCAAGGAGGTTAGGAGTCTCCAGTCATCGGAGGCTCGCTCCAAGGCCTTCAACACATGCGTGTCCCACATATGTGTCCTCTCCCTCTTCTACATCCCGGCCTTCTTCTCCTTCATCGCTCATAGAGCGGGCCAAGGGAAAATACCACCACAAGTTCACATACTGCTGGCCAACCTGTACGTCATTGTTCCCCCAATGATGAATCCCATCATCTACGGAGCCAGGACCAAAGAGATCAGACAGAGGCTGGTTATTATGATGAGTAAGAGGGCGAGAAGACCAAAGATGACCGATTTCCTCTTCTCCCACGTTCTTCAATGA